Proteins encoded within one genomic window of Couchioplanes caeruleus:
- a CDS encoding AAA family ATPase, which yields MTSFVPGEATAARDALQRLRSEVAKAVVGQDAVVGGVVIALLCGGHVLLEGVPGVAKTLLVRALATALDVDTKRVQFTPDLMPGDVTGSMIYDARAAAFSFRPGPIFTSLLLADEINRTPPKTQAALLEAMEERTVSTDGESRRLPEPFIVVATQNPIEYEGTYPLPEAQLDRFLLKLAVPLPERAEELGVLRAHHHGFDPRDLKAAGVGPVASAADLAAGREAVRRVAVADPVLEYIVDLCRATRVAPALELGASPRGTTALLAVAKARAWLSGREYVIPDDVQAFAVPVLRHRVRLRAEAELDGVTTASVLRSVLGAVPAPR from the coding sequence GTGACGTCGTTCGTACCCGGCGAGGCCACCGCGGCCCGCGACGCCTTGCAGCGCCTGCGGTCCGAGGTCGCCAAGGCGGTCGTCGGCCAGGACGCGGTGGTCGGCGGGGTGGTGATCGCGCTGCTCTGCGGCGGGCACGTGCTGCTGGAGGGCGTGCCCGGCGTCGCCAAAACGCTGCTGGTCCGGGCGCTGGCGACCGCGCTGGACGTCGACACCAAGCGGGTCCAGTTCACGCCCGACCTGATGCCGGGCGACGTGACCGGGTCGATGATCTACGACGCGCGGGCCGCGGCGTTCAGCTTCCGGCCCGGCCCGATCTTCACCAGCCTGCTGCTCGCCGACGAGATCAACCGGACCCCGCCGAAGACCCAGGCGGCGCTGCTCGAGGCGATGGAGGAGCGCACGGTCAGCACCGACGGCGAGTCGCGCCGGCTGCCCGAGCCGTTCATCGTGGTGGCGACGCAGAACCCGATCGAGTACGAGGGCACGTACCCGCTGCCGGAGGCGCAGCTCGACCGGTTCCTGCTGAAGCTGGCGGTGCCGCTGCCGGAACGCGCGGAGGAGCTCGGCGTGCTGCGGGCCCACCACCACGGCTTCGACCCGCGAGACCTCAAGGCCGCCGGGGTGGGCCCGGTGGCCTCCGCCGCCGACCTGGCCGCCGGCCGCGAGGCGGTCCGCCGCGTCGCCGTCGCCGACCCGGTCCTCGAGTACATCGTCGACCTGTGCCGGGCCACCCGGGTCGCACCCGCGCTGGAGCTGGGCGCGTCGCCGCGGGGCACCACCGCCCTGCTCGCCGTCGCGAAGGCGCGGGCCTGGCTCAGCGGCCGCGAATACGTGATCCCGGACGACGTGCAGGCCTTCGCCGTCCCCGTCCTGCGGCACCGGGTACGGCTGCGCGCCGAGGCCGAGCTGGACGGCGTCACCACCGCGTCGGTGCTGCGGTCCGTGCTCGGCGCCGTGCCCGCGCCCCGCTGA
- a CDS encoding DUF4129 domain-containing protein codes for MTRVWDEFAASVFDWIPPSLLLLILLAAAGLIGALWYWFPAWVPRRMPRLRLPRLRMPRWRLPRWRRPRFSRRRRSTAAGASSEATTAFEPSVVLSDGTLLADRLAAEGRYAEAVRQRLRDIVGDLTAAGVISPLPGTTAAEVAAAAAVQRPAVAAPLGGATELFSQIWYGNRPADRAHDEHMRALTGEVRARMSGGTP; via the coding sequence GTGACCCGCGTGTGGGACGAGTTCGCGGCGTCGGTCTTCGACTGGATCCCGCCGTCGCTGCTGCTGCTGATCCTGCTCGCGGCGGCCGGGCTGATCGGTGCGCTCTGGTACTGGTTCCCGGCCTGGGTGCCGCGACGAATGCCCCGGCTGCGGCTGCCCCGGCTCCGGATGCCCCGGTGGCGGCTGCCGCGATGGCGCCGGCCGCGGTTCTCCCGGCGCCGGCGGAGCACCGCCGCCGGCGCCTCCTCGGAGGCCACGACCGCGTTCGAGCCCAGCGTCGTGCTGAGCGACGGCACGCTGCTGGCCGACCGCCTCGCCGCCGAGGGCCGCTACGCGGAGGCGGTCCGGCAGCGGCTGCGCGACATCGTCGGTGATCTCACCGCCGCCGGCGTCATCTCGCCGCTGCCCGGCACGACCGCCGCGGAGGTCGCGGCGGCGGCCGCCGTCCAGCGTCCGGCGGTGGCGGCCCCGCTCGGCGGCGCGACCGAGCTGTTCTCCCAGATCTGGTACGGCAACCGCCCGGCGGACCGCGCCCACGACGAGCACATGCGCGCCCTGACCGGCGAGGTCCGCGCCCGGATGAGCGGTGGTACGCCGTGA
- a CDS encoding TrmH family RNA methyltransferase: MPRTLRITTRNATFQQWQALLTNRAKRQRAGEFLVQGVRPISLAVQHGHQIRALLTAEGPGLSRWARELIETARAPRAVLSAELMRELGGKDEETPELLAAVGLPADDPARIPVRPDLLVVAFDRPTTPGNIGTLVRSADAFGADGVIVTGHAADPYDPRAVRASTGSLFALPVVRVPSHREVLDWAGALGVPVQVVGTDEGGPVDLAGHDLTGPTVLVVGNETHGLSAAWRAVCDQIVRIPMVGAASSLNAASAGTVALYEAARQRRG; this comes from the coding sequence GTGCCGAGGACCTTGAGGATCACCACCCGTAACGCCACCTTCCAGCAGTGGCAGGCGCTGCTGACCAACCGTGCCAAGCGGCAGCGGGCCGGGGAGTTTCTGGTGCAGGGCGTACGCCCGATTTCGCTGGCCGTGCAGCACGGCCACCAGATCCGGGCGCTGCTCACCGCCGAGGGTCCCGGCCTGTCTCGGTGGGCGCGGGAGCTGATCGAGACCGCGCGCGCCCCGCGGGCGGTGCTCTCCGCCGAGCTCATGCGCGAGCTGGGCGGCAAGGACGAGGAGACGCCCGAACTGCTGGCCGCCGTGGGCCTGCCCGCCGACGACCCCGCCCGGATCCCGGTCCGGCCCGATCTGCTGGTCGTGGCCTTCGACCGGCCGACGACCCCGGGAAACATCGGCACGCTGGTGCGCTCGGCGGACGCGTTCGGGGCGGACGGCGTGATCGTCACGGGGCATGCCGCCGATCCGTACGATCCGCGGGCGGTGCGTGCCTCCACCGGCTCGCTGTTCGCCCTGCCCGTGGTGCGGGTGCCGAGCCACCGGGAGGTGCTCGACTGGGCCGGGGCGCTCGGCGTACCCGTGCAGGTCGTCGGGACCGACGAGGGTGGGCCGGTCGACCTGGCCGGCCACGACCTGACCGGGCCGACCGTGCTGGTCGTCGGCAACGAGACGCACGGCCTGAGCGCCGCCTGGCGCGCCGTTTGTGACCAGATTGTCCGGATTCCCATGGTCGGGGCCGCGAGCTCCCTGAACGCGGCCTCCGCCGGGACCGTCGCGCTCTACGAGGCGGCCCGGCAGCGACGGGGCTGA
- a CDS encoding DUF58 domain-containing protein, with protein sequence MVTRRFALLLALGVPLPALLPSPWLLTLAVAGLAIGAAVLDVLVAAPLTGVTLRRHGDETVWLGETATTTLTVANTSGRPMWLRLRDRWVPSAGADRTAHRLNLLAGEEREVTTTLTPTRHGDRAAVRVTLRSHGPLGLAYRQRRQRWNEAVTPAWTLRVLPRFPSRRLLPEKLAKLRVFDGAVVTRGRGQGTEFDVLREYVVGDDVRSIDWRASARTHDVVVRTWRPERDRRVVCVLDTGRTSAARIGDEPRLDAAIDAALLLAVLASKADDRVDLLAVDTAVRAKVEGGGHRTKLPRLISSLAALEPALVETDFGLAAGDLLRRGHKRALVVIFSALDAAPIVEGLLPLLSRLTTRHRVVLASVRDPETAELARLPASGATAEDVHLAAAAELALAERDRVRALLTQQGVIVVDEPRESFASKVCDVYLMLKAAGRL encoded by the coding sequence GTGGTCACCAGGCGCTTCGCGCTGCTGCTGGCGCTGGGCGTTCCGCTGCCGGCGCTGCTGCCCTCGCCCTGGCTGCTGACCCTCGCCGTCGCCGGCCTGGCTATCGGCGCGGCGGTGCTGGACGTGCTGGTCGCGGCCCCGCTGACCGGCGTGACGCTGCGGCGCCACGGCGACGAGACGGTGTGGCTCGGCGAGACGGCGACCACGACCCTGACCGTCGCGAACACCTCCGGGCGGCCGATGTGGCTGCGGCTGCGGGACCGCTGGGTGCCGTCGGCCGGCGCGGATCGCACCGCGCACCGGCTCAACCTCCTCGCCGGCGAGGAGCGGGAGGTCACCACCACGCTGACCCCGACGCGGCACGGCGACCGGGCCGCGGTACGGGTGACGCTGCGCTCGCACGGGCCGCTGGGGCTCGCGTACCGGCAGCGCCGGCAGCGGTGGAACGAGGCCGTGACGCCGGCGTGGACGTTGCGGGTGCTGCCGCGCTTCCCGTCCCGGCGGCTGCTGCCGGAGAAGCTGGCGAAGTTGCGCGTCTTCGACGGCGCCGTGGTCACCCGCGGGCGGGGGCAGGGCACCGAGTTCGACGTGCTGCGCGAGTACGTCGTCGGCGACGATGTGCGCTCGATCGACTGGCGGGCCTCCGCGCGGACGCATGACGTGGTGGTCCGGACCTGGCGCCCGGAGCGCGACCGCCGCGTGGTGTGCGTGCTGGACACCGGCCGCACCTCGGCGGCGCGGATCGGCGACGAGCCCCGGCTGGACGCCGCGATCGACGCGGCCCTGCTGCTGGCCGTGCTGGCGTCGAAGGCCGACGACCGGGTCGATCTGCTCGCGGTGGACACCGCCGTACGCGCCAAGGTCGAGGGCGGCGGCCACCGCACCAAGCTGCCGCGGCTGATCAGCTCGCTGGCTGCGCTGGAGCCGGCCCTGGTGGAGACCGACTTCGGCCTGGCCGCCGGCGATCTGCTGCGCCGCGGCCACAAGCGGGCCCTCGTGGTGATCTTCTCGGCGCTGGACGCCGCGCCCATCGTCGAGGGTCTGCTGCCGCTGCTGTCCCGGCTGACCACCCGGCACCGGGTGGTGCTGGCCAGCGTGCGCGACCCGGAGACCGCCGAGTTGGCGCGGCTGCCGGCGAGCGGTGCGACCGCGGAGGACGTCCATCTCGCCGCGGCCGCCGAGCTGGCGCTGGCGGAACGCGACCGGGTCCGGGCCCTGCTCACCCAGCAGGGTGTCATCGTGGTCGACGAGCCCCGCGAGTCGTTCGCCTCCAAGGTCTGCGACGTCTACCTCATGCTGAAGGCGGCCGGCCGGTTGTGA
- a CDS encoding stage II sporulation protein M, translated as MDLDAYVAERRGEWSRLDALTRRRRLSAAEADELVLLYQRAATHLSVVRSHSPDPILLASLSQLVIAGRSAVTGGRRFSWRPVARFFTTTLPLELYRARRWWLAVMVLDVLVAGVLMGYFAAHPEIVETFVPPAAAERYAGEDFVAYYSEFQAQNFAANVWTHNAMIAGQCLASGVLIVPVLWVLAQNTFGIGLIGGLMIDRGYGETFFVYILPHGFLELTAIFVAAGVGLRIGWAWIAPGPHRTRGRALAERARAGMLVALGLVAMLLVSGILEAYVTPSGWPDAVRVGIGFLVWLAFLAYALIVGAAAERRGDSSEPEHPAAEVPTV; from the coding sequence GTGGACCTGGACGCGTACGTCGCCGAGCGCCGCGGGGAGTGGAGCCGGCTCGACGCCCTGACCCGCCGCCGCCGGTTGTCCGCCGCCGAGGCCGACGAGCTGGTGCTGCTCTACCAGCGCGCGGCCACCCATCTCTCCGTGGTGCGCAGCCACTCGCCCGACCCGATCCTGCTGGCATCGCTGTCGCAGCTCGTGATCGCGGGGCGTTCCGCGGTCACCGGCGGCCGCCGCTTCTCCTGGCGCCCGGTGGCCCGCTTCTTCACCACCACGCTGCCGCTCGAGCTCTACCGGGCCCGGCGCTGGTGGCTGGCGGTGATGGTGCTCGACGTGCTGGTCGCCGGGGTACTGATGGGATATTTCGCGGCCCATCCCGAGATCGTGGAGACCTTCGTGCCCCCGGCGGCCGCCGAGCGGTACGCCGGGGAGGACTTCGTCGCCTACTACAGCGAGTTCCAGGCCCAGAACTTCGCGGCCAACGTCTGGACGCACAACGCCATGATCGCCGGGCAGTGCCTCGCCTCCGGCGTCCTCATCGTGCCGGTGTTGTGGGTCCTCGCCCAGAACACGTTCGGCATCGGCCTGATCGGCGGTCTGATGATCGACCGCGGCTACGGCGAGACCTTCTTCGTCTACATCCTGCCGCACGGCTTCCTGGAGCTGACCGCCATCTTCGTCGCGGCCGGGGTGGGCCTGCGCATCGGCTGGGCCTGGATCGCGCCCGGCCCGCACCGCACCCGCGGCCGTGCGCTCGCCGAGCGGGCCCGCGCGGGCATGCTGGTGGCGCTCGGTCTGGTCGCCATGCTGCTGGTCTCGGGCATTCTGGAGGCGTACGTGACGCCGTCGGGCTGGCCGGACGCGGTCCGAGTGGGCATCGGGTTCCTGGTCTGGCTCGCCTTCCTGGCCTATGCCCTGATCGTCGGCGCCGCCGCGGAGCGGCGCGGGGACAGCTCGGAGCCGGAGCATCCCGCCGCCGAGGTCCCCACCGTCTGA
- a CDS encoding methyl-accepting chemotaxis protein, translated as MRISDVSVGKRLGASFLVLASLIVVAAGAGWWGMRQQSDSQSRMADLEHLRGDIQEIEYYAADISGWQSLWINDVAAYGFEYLASEDEFNRQGLLDSKEAVYEVLEQVETTNFTAAEKAMFDKLKPAWDDFFAWDDKMLKWLEEDDSQATLRKVMDSVNDGDASDSYGVVLDTTTELYKSVVDRVEKESARAADVRDLSQKVLGGTLLLALILAILLAVWATRSVVRPLNVVVAALGRLAGRDLTVRTDLKRRDELGRLGEALNTTAEALRETVAAIAGHAGTISTASDGLSEISGRVTESNAHVDEQASAVAQAAGDVSGNVRTLEAGSREMGSAIDEISRNAGEAARVAVEAVSVVDRTNVSVGKLGESSAEISAVVRIITSIAEQTNLLALNATIEAARAGEMGKGFAVVAGEVKDLAQETAKATEEISRLVQTIQSDTGDAVGAIAEIGNVVSRISDFQTLIAAAVEEQTATTGEMGRNVAEAAQSSREIAMNIAGVSAAVGETTTVVRQAQSSAEELARTSSELKSLVAGFTV; from the coding sequence GTGCGTATCTCAGACGTCAGCGTCGGCAAGCGGCTCGGCGCATCCTTCCTCGTGCTCGCCAGCCTGATCGTGGTCGCCGCGGGCGCCGGCTGGTGGGGTATGCGGCAGCAGAGCGACTCCCAGAGCCGGATGGCGGATCTGGAACACCTCCGCGGCGACATCCAGGAGATTGAGTACTACGCCGCGGACATTTCCGGGTGGCAGTCCCTGTGGATCAACGACGTCGCCGCGTACGGGTTCGAGTACCTCGCCTCGGAGGACGAGTTCAACCGTCAGGGTCTGCTGGACTCCAAGGAGGCGGTGTACGAGGTCCTGGAGCAGGTCGAGACCACGAACTTCACCGCGGCCGAGAAGGCCATGTTCGACAAGCTCAAGCCCGCCTGGGACGACTTCTTCGCCTGGGACGACAAGATGCTGAAGTGGCTCGAGGAGGACGACAGCCAGGCCACCCTCCGCAAGGTCATGGACAGCGTCAACGACGGCGACGCGTCCGACTCGTATGGCGTCGTGCTCGACACCACCACGGAGCTCTACAAGTCGGTCGTCGACCGCGTCGAGAAGGAGAGCGCCAGGGCGGCGGACGTTCGCGACCTGAGCCAGAAGGTGCTCGGCGGCACGCTGCTGCTCGCCCTGATCCTGGCGATCCTGCTCGCGGTCTGGGCGACCCGCTCGGTGGTGCGCCCGTTGAACGTGGTGGTGGCCGCGCTCGGTCGCCTGGCCGGGCGTGACCTCACCGTCCGCACCGACCTGAAGCGCCGCGACGAGCTGGGCCGGCTCGGCGAGGCGCTGAACACGACCGCCGAGGCGCTGCGGGAGACGGTCGCCGCGATCGCCGGGCACGCCGGGACGATCTCGACCGCCTCCGACGGCCTGTCGGAGATCTCCGGCCGGGTCACCGAGTCCAACGCCCACGTCGACGAGCAGGCGTCCGCGGTCGCCCAGGCGGCCGGTGACGTCTCCGGCAACGTCCGTACGCTCGAGGCGGGCAGCCGCGAGATGGGCTCCGCCATCGACGAGATCAGCCGCAACGCCGGCGAGGCGGCGCGGGTCGCCGTCGAGGCCGTCTCCGTGGTCGACCGGACCAACGTCAGCGTCGGCAAGCTGGGCGAGTCCTCCGCCGAGATCAGCGCCGTGGTGCGGATCATCACCTCGATCGCCGAGCAGACCAACCTGCTCGCGCTCAACGCGACCATCGAGGCGGCCCGGGCCGGCGAGATGGGCAAGGGCTTCGCCGTGGTCGCCGGGGAGGTCAAGGACCTGGCCCAGGAGACGGCGAAGGCCACCGAGGAGATTTCCCGCCTGGTGCAGACGATTCAGTCCGACACCGGCGACGCGGTCGGCGCGATCGCCGAGATCGGCAACGTGGTGAGCCGGATCAGCGACTTCCAGACGCTCATCGCCGCGGCGGTCGAGGAGCAGACCGCGACCACCGGCGAGATGGGCCGCAACGTGGCCGAGGCGGCGCAGAGCAGCCGGGAGATCGCGATGAACATCGCCGGAGTCTCGGCCGCGGTCGGGGAGACCACGACGGTGGTGCGGCAGGCGCAGTCGTCGGCCGAGGAACTGGCCCGGACGAGCAGCGAGCTCAAGTCACTCGTCGCCGGGTTCACCGTCTGA
- a CDS encoding DUF4350 domain-containing protein: MKNLRRLRLILPFAVVLGLATLTGIAHAVQQSDPTDASFLSPTSQEGDGAKLLADRLTRLGVTVDVRTRSDEALSAVATGGATTLFVTTPELVHPAYLRTFAALPSQVRIVLVAPGPNELNDARLGVVARGPRWTAAAPPPGCAVEPAVAGGPAAALRWQYEATQLSPLSCYDGGLVELEPHGFGPVTLIGAADPFRNDRAGEHGNGRLASGLLSRAPRVVWLDLHERESAPAPSAPAPGTGTPDRTGEPGDSGEDGSGPGGGRSDDEQPGEAPPGEAGDDSGAAADNPLARAFPPGVWAALALLVLAAIALALASARRLGAPVAEPLPARVRAAETVRGLGGLYRRAGARGASLRTVQSAARTRLIEHFDLPGDTDVDELAARVAADTGQPEDDIRHVLGGGVEDSDEELVRAATAVQELVRLVTGRQNWQHSDEGNLT; encoded by the coding sequence GTGAAGAACCTCCGCCGCCTGCGCCTGATCCTGCCCTTCGCCGTGGTGCTCGGGCTCGCCACGCTCACCGGCATCGCGCACGCCGTGCAGCAGAGCGACCCCACCGACGCCTCGTTCCTCTCCCCCACCAGCCAGGAAGGCGACGGCGCGAAGCTGCTCGCGGACAGGTTGACCCGGCTCGGCGTCACCGTGGACGTCCGTACCCGCAGCGACGAGGCCCTGTCCGCGGTCGCCACCGGCGGCGCGACGACCCTCTTCGTGACCACGCCGGAGTTGGTGCATCCCGCCTATCTGCGCACGTTCGCCGCGCTGCCGTCGCAGGTCCGGATCGTCCTGGTGGCACCCGGCCCGAACGAGCTGAACGACGCGCGGCTCGGCGTCGTCGCCCGCGGGCCGCGCTGGACCGCCGCCGCGCCCCCGCCCGGTTGCGCGGTGGAGCCCGCCGTCGCGGGCGGCCCGGCGGCGGCGCTGCGCTGGCAGTACGAGGCCACCCAGCTCTCGCCACTGAGCTGCTACGACGGCGGGCTCGTCGAGCTGGAGCCCCACGGGTTCGGCCCGGTGACCCTGATCGGCGCGGCGGATCCGTTCCGCAACGACCGCGCCGGCGAGCACGGCAATGGGCGGCTCGCCTCCGGCCTGCTCTCCCGGGCTCCCCGGGTCGTCTGGCTCGACCTGCACGAGCGCGAGTCGGCCCCGGCACCCTCCGCGCCTGCGCCCGGCACCGGGACCCCGGACAGAACCGGTGAACCCGGTGATTCCGGCGAGGACGGCTCGGGACCCGGCGGCGGGCGGTCCGACGACGAGCAGCCCGGCGAAGCGCCGCCCGGCGAAGCGGGCGACGACAGCGGGGCGGCGGCCGACAACCCGCTGGCCCGGGCCTTCCCGCCGGGGGTGTGGGCGGCACTGGCGCTGCTGGTACTCGCGGCAATCGCGCTGGCCCTGGCGTCGGCCCGGCGGCTGGGCGCGCCCGTCGCCGAGCCGCTTCCGGCGCGGGTGCGGGCCGCGGAGACGGTCCGCGGCCTCGGCGGCCTGTACCGCAGGGCGGGCGCGCGCGGCGCGTCGCTGAGGACCGTACAGTCGGCGGCACGGACCCGGTTGATCGAGCACTTCGACCTGCCGGGCGACACCGACGTCGACGAGCTGGCCGCACGGGTGGCGGCGGACACCGGGCAGCCGGAGGACGACATCCGGCACGTGCTCGGCGGCGGGGTCGAGGACAGCGACGAGGAGCTGGTCCGCGCCGCGACCGCCGTGCAGGAGCTGGTCCGGCTCGTGACCGGGCGGCAGAACTGGCAACACAGCGACGAGGGGAATCTGACGTGA
- a CDS encoding RDD family protein — MTTAADGGHREQLVNGEAVEVDVRHARIGSRGLALLLDMMVQAALALVLLIGAQAVFLLGDAADEALAAAIVTVVVIAVFVAYPTVTETLTDGRSLGKRAMGLRVVREDGGPIRVRHALVRSLVGLAVEWPGLLFPPFTWAVALTTMLFQRQGRRLGDLAAGTFVIHERSPAPWGWVPAMPPPLAAWAARLDLTNLDDDLALAARHYLARAADIRPPMNARFAHTLAAEVSEKITQPIPPGVPPWAFLSAVLAERRRRAGGRAEATRALTQRIWPGFGRLEWARAAGPTWDPAGINPPLLGVMKEEGITGR, encoded by the coding sequence ATGACAACGGCGGCGGACGGCGGGCATCGCGAGCAGCTCGTCAACGGCGAGGCCGTCGAGGTCGACGTCCGGCACGCCCGGATCGGCTCGCGAGGGCTGGCGCTGCTGCTCGACATGATGGTGCAGGCGGCGCTGGCGCTCGTCCTGCTCATCGGCGCCCAGGCCGTCTTCCTGCTCGGCGACGCCGCGGACGAGGCGCTGGCCGCGGCGATCGTCACCGTCGTCGTGATCGCCGTGTTCGTCGCGTACCCCACCGTGACCGAGACGCTCACCGACGGCCGCAGCCTCGGCAAGCGGGCGATGGGCCTGCGCGTCGTCCGGGAGGACGGCGGCCCGATCCGGGTCCGCCACGCCCTCGTGCGCAGCCTCGTCGGCCTCGCCGTGGAGTGGCCCGGCCTGCTCTTCCCGCCCTTCACCTGGGCGGTCGCGCTGACCACGATGCTGTTCCAGCGGCAGGGCCGGCGCCTGGGCGACCTGGCGGCCGGCACCTTCGTGATCCACGAGCGGTCCCCGGCGCCGTGGGGCTGGGTGCCGGCGATGCCGCCGCCGCTCGCGGCCTGGGCCGCGCGGCTCGACCTGACGAACCTCGACGACGACCTGGCCCTCGCCGCGCGGCACTACCTGGCCCGCGCGGCCGACATCCGCCCGCCGATGAACGCCCGGTTCGCGCACACCCTCGCGGCCGAGGTGAGCGAGAAGATCACCCAACCGATCCCGCCGGGCGTGCCACCCTGGGCCTTCCTCAGCGCGGTCCTCGCCGAACGCCGCCGCCGCGCCGGCGGCCGGGCCGAGGCCACCCGGGCTCTGACCCAGCGCATCTGGCCCGGCTTCGGCCGCCTCGAGTGGGCCCGCGCCGCCGGCCCCACCTGGGACCCGGCCGGCATCAACCCACCCCTGCTCGGCGTGATGAAGGAAGAGGGCATCACAGGGAGGTAG
- the argS gene encoding arginine--tRNA ligase translates to MNLEALLSARLAPALAEVARAAVDPAVRRSRHADFQSGAVLSLAGRLGRSPRDVAREVAGRSDLAGLAQVEVSGPGFLNLTVADELIASAVNALAADARLGVPPAAQPRTVVVDYSAPNIAKELTVGHLRSMVIGDSLARTLAWLGHDVVRANHVGDWGTAFGMLIEHLLDSHSTGAPQLGDLTGFYQAARAKFDADEEFRSRSRLRVVRLQAGDERTLRLWRAYVAESRRYLLAAYERLGVTLTEADFAGESTYNDALPAVVDELVAKGLLIESDGALCAFPAGFTGRDGEPLPLIVRKSDGGFGYAATDLAALRHRVRVLGATRLLYVVGAPQRTHFEMVYAVAAAAGWLPDGVTAEHVAFGSILGADGKMFRTRSGDSVKLAELLDEAVVRASSLGTCPEVAAAVGVGAVKYADLAGDRRNDYVFDWDRMLALTGNTGPYLQYAYARICSVLERAGDPAGAVTICHPAERALALELLAFEPVVRSVGETLEPHRLAGYLYGLASLFSGFYENCPVLKAPDDVRASRLALCVLTGRTLRQGLDLLGMAAPTSL, encoded by the coding sequence ATGAATCTTGAAGCTCTGCTCTCCGCGCGGCTCGCTCCCGCGCTCGCCGAGGTCGCGCGGGCGGCCGTCGACCCGGCCGTGCGGCGCTCGCGGCACGCCGACTTCCAGTCCGGGGCGGTGCTGTCGCTCGCCGGACGGCTGGGCCGGTCACCGCGGGACGTCGCGCGGGAGGTCGCCGGGCGCTCGGACCTGGCCGGGCTGGCACAGGTGGAGGTCTCGGGCCCCGGCTTCCTCAATCTGACCGTCGCCGACGAGCTGATCGCGTCCGCGGTGAACGCCCTCGCGGCCGATGCGCGGCTCGGTGTGCCGCCGGCCGCTCAGCCGCGGACCGTCGTCGTCGACTACTCGGCGCCGAACATCGCCAAGGAGCTGACCGTCGGGCACCTGCGGTCCATGGTGATCGGCGACTCGCTCGCACGGACCCTCGCCTGGCTGGGCCACGACGTCGTGCGGGCCAACCACGTCGGTGACTGGGGCACGGCCTTCGGCATGCTCATCGAGCATCTGCTCGACAGCCACTCGACCGGTGCACCGCAGCTCGGCGACCTCACCGGGTTCTACCAGGCGGCGCGCGCCAAGTTCGACGCCGACGAGGAGTTCCGGAGCCGGTCGCGACTGCGGGTGGTCCGGTTGCAGGCCGGAGACGAGCGGACGCTGCGGCTGTGGCGGGCGTACGTCGCCGAGTCGCGGCGGTACCTGCTGGCGGCGTACGAAAGGCTCGGGGTGACCCTCACCGAGGCCGACTTCGCCGGGGAGAGCACCTACAACGACGCGTTGCCGGCCGTCGTGGACGAGCTCGTCGCCAAGGGCCTGCTGATCGAGAGCGACGGCGCGCTCTGCGCGTTCCCCGCCGGCTTCACCGGCCGTGACGGCGAGCCCCTCCCGCTCATCGTGCGCAAGAGCGACGGCGGATTCGGGTACGCGGCCACCGACCTGGCCGCCCTGCGCCACCGGGTCCGTGTGCTCGGCGCGACCCGGCTGCTCTACGTCGTCGGCGCACCGCAGCGGACCCACTTCGAGATGGTGTACGCGGTGGCCGCGGCGGCGGGCTGGCTGCCCGACGGCGTCACCGCGGAGCACGTCGCCTTCGGCTCGATCCTCGGCGCCGACGGCAAGATGTTCCGCACCCGCTCCGGCGACTCCGTCAAACTGGCCGAGCTCCTCGACGAGGCGGTCGTACGGGCGTCGTCGCTCGGGACCTGCCCGGAGGTCGCCGCGGCGGTCGGCGTCGGCGCCGTCAAGTACGCCGATCTCGCCGGGGATCGCCGCAACGACTATGTCTTCGACTGGGACCGGATGCTCGCCCTGACCGGCAACACCGGGCCGTACCTGCAGTATGCGTATGCCCGGATCTGCTCGGTCCTGGAGCGGGCCGGTGATCCCGCCGGTGCGGTGACGATCTGCCACCCGGCCGAGCGTGCGCTGGCGCTGGAACTGCTCGCCTTCGAACCGGTCGTGCGCTCGGTAGGCGAGACGCTGGAGCCGCACCGGCTCGCCGGCTACCTCTACGGGCTCGCGTCGCTGTTCAGCGGCTTCTACGAGAACTGCCCGGTGCTCAAGGCGCCCGACGACGTCCGGGCGAGCCGGCTGGCACTGTGCGTGCTGACCGGGCGCACCCTGCGGCAGGGACTCGACCTGCTGGGGATGGCCGCTCCTACCTCCCTGTGA